A part of Methanobrevibacter oralis genomic DNA contains:
- a CDS encoding class I SAM-dependent methyltransferase, which translates to MESNDAQFMRPHGEDGLKMIKEMNQGHEDISNFAMECIDTSVDDDVLDIGCGGGVNIEKFLRRCPDGNVWGLDYSVVSVSESIKRNQEAVDMGRCQVIEANVCNMPIDDDTFDIVSAFSSIYFWPDFKNTLKKVFKIIKTNGQFMIACGSDGNDPNDEDWVDADAGMTVYTEEQLIEYLRKAGFKEIKTYRKENTYILVVIAKK; encoded by the coding sequence ATGGAAAGTAATGATGCACAATTCATGCGGCCTCATGGTGAGGATGGTCTTAAAATGATTAAAGAAATGAATCAGGGTCATGAGGATATTTCAAATTTTGCAATGGAATGTATTGATACTAGTGTGGATGATGATGTTTTAGATATTGGTTGTGGTGGTGGAGTTAATATTGAAAAGTTTCTTAGAAGGTGTCCTGATGGTAATGTTTGGGGTCTTGACTATTCGGTGGTTTCAGTATCTGAGTCTATTAAACGCAATCAAGAAGCTGTTGATATGGGTAGGTGTCAGGTTATTGAAGCTAATGTATGTAACATGCCAATAGACGATGATACATTTGATATAGTTTCTGCTTTTTCATCAATTTATTTCTGGCCAGATTTTAAAAATACACTTAAAAAAGTTTTCAAAATAATTAAAACGAATGGTCAATTTATGATAGCTTGTGGAAGTGATGGTAATGATCCTAATGATGAAGACTGGGTTGATGCTGATGCTGGAATGACAGTTTATACAGAAGAACAATTAATTGAATATTTAAGAAAGGCAGGTTTTAAAGAAATTAAAACTTATAGAAAAGAAAACACTTATATTTTAGTTGTAATAGCTAAAAAATAA
- a CDS encoding class I SAM-dependent methyltransferase: MEKEVITQCRKPHGEEGIKTIKSMNQGHDGISNFAMECIDTSVDDDVLDIGCGGGVNIEKFLRRCPDGNVWGLDYSVVSVSESIKRNQEAVDMGRCQVIEANVCNMPIDDDTFDIVSAFETVYFWPDLANTFKEVLRIIKPGGKFLIGLGTDGNNPEEEEWLATVEGMKIYTKEDLIDYLTVAGFNKIDVFKKENTYIMVLIATKY; the protein is encoded by the coding sequence ATGGAAAAAGAAGTTATTACTCAATGTAGGAAACCTCATGGTGAAGAAGGTATAAAAACAATAAAAAGTATGAATCAGGGTCATGATGGTATTTCAAATTTTGCAATGGAATGTATTGATACTAGTGTGGATGATGATGTTTTAGATATTGGTTGTGGTGGTGGAGTTAATATTGAAAAGTTTCTTAGAAGGTGTCCTGATGGTAATGTTTGGGGTCTTGACTATTCGGTGGTTTCAGTATCTGAGTCTATTAAACGCAATCAAGAAGCTGTTGATATGGGTAGGTGTCAGGTTATTGAAGCTAATGTATGTAACATGCCAATAGACGATGATACATTTGATATAGTTTCTGCTTTTGAAACAGTTTATTTTTGGCCAGATTTAGCTAATACATTTAAAGAAGTTTTAAGAATCATTAAACCAGGTGGAAAATTTTTAATTGGTTTAGGAACTGATGGAAATAATCCTGAAGAGGAAGAATGGTTAGCTACAGTTGAAGGAATGAAAATTTATACTAAAGAAGATTTAATTGATTATTTAACTGTTGCAGGTTTTAATAAAATTGATGTTTTCAAAAAAGAAAATACTTATATTATGGTTTTAATTGCAACTAAATACTAA